In one Streptomyces venezuelae genomic region, the following are encoded:
- a CDS encoding GNAT family N-acetyltransferase has protein sequence MSTPSLSAPPIRRLTPRDLQVCADLSEDRGWPREEHKWGLLLSAGTGYGIDAPDGNGLMGAYVVTQYGPPGRPALAAIGMVLVAERYARQGIGRRLMRNAVDEAGSTPLTLHATPNGRPLYEQLGFKVIGRAEMVMGRFTPAGGPGALPAVATRPATAEDLTSILRLDTEVFGHDRMHVITRLPAFTDQLRVAEADGEVIGYAGAWPNMATHVVGPLVARDTETAKALIASLGAGTDRPLRTDIDVRHEELLAWVKESGLETVAFNAVMAYGVPELPGDWTRRFAPLTVAAG, from the coding sequence GTGTCGACACCTTCCCTCTCCGCACCGCCCATCCGCCGACTGACCCCCCGCGATCTGCAGGTCTGCGCCGATCTGTCCGAGGACCGGGGCTGGCCGCGTGAAGAACACAAGTGGGGCCTGTTGCTGTCGGCCGGAACGGGCTACGGCATCGACGCCCCTGACGGCAACGGCCTCATGGGTGCCTACGTAGTGACCCAGTACGGCCCTCCCGGGCGCCCCGCCCTCGCGGCGATCGGCATGGTCCTCGTAGCCGAGCGGTACGCCCGCCAGGGCATCGGACGCAGACTGATGCGGAACGCCGTCGACGAGGCGGGCTCCACCCCTCTGACCCTCCACGCGACCCCGAACGGCCGGCCTCTCTACGAACAGCTCGGCTTCAAGGTGATCGGTCGGGCCGAGATGGTCATGGGGCGCTTCACCCCGGCGGGCGGTCCAGGAGCTCTGCCCGCTGTCGCCACCCGTCCGGCCACCGCGGAAGACCTGACTTCCATCCTTCGGCTCGACACCGAGGTCTTCGGCCACGACCGCATGCATGTGATCACCAGACTCCCCGCCTTCACGGACCAGCTGCGGGTCGCGGAGGCCGACGGAGAAGTCATCGGATACGCGGGGGCCTGGCCCAACATGGCAACTCACGTCGTGGGCCCGCTCGTCGCACGGGACACCGAGACCGCGAAGGCCCTCATCGCCTCCCTCGGCGCCGGTACCGACCGGCCGCTGCGCACCGACATCGACGTACGGCACGAGGAGCTGCTGGCCTGGGTGAAGGAGAGCGGCCTGGAGACCGTCGCCTTCAACGCCGTGATGGCATACGGCGTGCCGGAGCTGCCGGGTGACTGGACGCGCCGTTTCGCACCGCTGACCGTCGCGGCGGGTTGA
- a CDS encoding HAD family hydrolase has protein sequence MARLHLFDLDGTLLHGTAAPVEISRQLGLDTEIAELEREFVAGHLGSPEYAERVHALWAELTEAHVTAAFEGAPWLDGIQETWAEIRDGGDYCAVISLSPSFFVERLAGWGAHAAHGSLFPAVPFTEPVNPTGILDAAAKVKIADRLCEEFGVDRSDCVAYGDSLSDLELFGAVPLSVAVNADQRLVSLATHSYVGRDLRKAYELVRHDR, from the coding sequence ATGGCACGCCTACACCTCTTCGACCTGGACGGGACGCTGCTGCACGGCACGGCAGCCCCGGTGGAGATATCGCGACAACTCGGTCTGGACACGGAGATCGCCGAACTCGAGCGCGAGTTCGTGGCGGGGCATCTGGGATCGCCCGAGTACGCGGAGCGGGTGCACGCCTTGTGGGCGGAGCTCACGGAGGCGCACGTGACGGCGGCCTTCGAGGGGGCACCCTGGCTCGACGGCATCCAGGAGACTTGGGCCGAGATCCGTGACGGCGGAGACTACTGCGCGGTGATCTCCCTCTCGCCGTCCTTCTTCGTGGAGCGGCTCGCCGGGTGGGGTGCGCACGCCGCGCACGGGTCGCTCTTCCCGGCCGTGCCGTTCACCGAACCCGTGAATCCGACGGGCATTCTCGACGCCGCGGCCAAGGTGAAGATCGCGGACCGTCTCTGTGAAGAGTTCGGGGTGGACAGGAGCGACTGCGTCGCGTACGGGGACTCGCTTTCCGACCTGGAGTTGTTCGGAGCGGTGCCGCTATCGGTGGCCGTCAATGCGGATCAACGGCTGGTGAGCCTGGCCACCCACTCTTATGTCGGGCGTGATCTGCGTAAGGCGTACGAATTGGTCCGGCACGACCGGTAA
- a CDS encoding GlcG/HbpS family heme-binding protein produces MSTTNPTAVAPLTIGDAEALVTAARRAAEEAGVTVSVTVLDAGGHLLAFRRDDRAVLISGETSTRKAYTALQLNAPTADLVDAVQPGGLFHTLPTALDRPLLFIAGGVPVHRDGRLIGAVGVGGGAPEQDHGFATAAVETLV; encoded by the coding sequence ATGAGCACCACCAACCCCACCGCCGTCGCCCCCCTGACCATCGGGGACGCCGAGGCCCTCGTCACCGCGGCCCGCCGGGCAGCCGAGGAAGCCGGTGTCACGGTCAGCGTCACCGTTCTTGACGCGGGCGGCCACCTCCTCGCCTTCCGGCGCGACGACCGGGCCGTCCTGATCTCCGGTGAGACCAGCACCCGCAAGGCGTACACCGCCCTCCAGCTGAACGCCCCGACCGCCGATCTGGTCGACGCGGTTCAGCCCGGTGGCCTCTTCCACACCCTGCCCACCGCGCTCGACCGCCCCCTGCTCTTCATCGCGGGCGGCGTCCCCGTCCACCGTGACGGCCGTCTGATCGGTGCGGTCGGCGTCGGCGGCGGCGCGCCCGAGCAGGACCACGGCTTCGCGACGGCGGCCGTCGAGACCCTCGTGTAG
- a CDS encoding MerR family transcriptional regulator: MSERPGAVPEESGGNGGGLSIGKVAEATGLSVHALRFFEREELFLREIPRTGGGQRLYEQADVDWLLLCGRLRVSGMPIATIKRFAALVRSGPGNERERLALLQEHERDVRAKIDDLNACLEVIHGKVTTYEQHLRDGTAAGLWSPRPLTTPRRDSSVE, encoded by the coding sequence ATGAGTGAGCGTCCGGGCGCTGTGCCCGAGGAGAGCGGCGGTAACGGGGGCGGGCTGTCCATAGGGAAGGTCGCCGAGGCGACCGGCCTGAGCGTGCACGCCCTGCGGTTCTTCGAGCGGGAAGAGCTCTTCCTGCGCGAGATCCCGCGGACCGGTGGAGGACAGCGGCTCTACGAACAGGCGGATGTGGACTGGCTCCTGCTGTGCGGGCGGCTGCGTGTCTCGGGCATGCCGATCGCCACGATCAAGAGGTTCGCGGCGCTCGTACGATCCGGACCCGGCAACGAGCGGGAGCGGCTGGCGCTGCTCCAGGAGCACGAGCGCGACGTACGCGCGAAGATCGACGACCTGAACGCCTGCCTGGAGGTCATCCACGGCAAGGTCACCACCTACGAGCAGCACCTGCGCGACGGGACGGCCGCCGGCCTCTGGTCGCCGCGTCCGCTCACAACTCCGCGCCGCGATTCGTCGGTGGAATGA
- a CDS encoding carboxymuconolactone decarboxylase family protein produces the protein MQARMQNPATIFPEAMKAVLSLSGVSRRQGLPQATIELVQLRVSQINGSSVCVEGNVRSAVAAGATDEQCASVAAWRHLSCFTAAERSALALAEAATRLADRPDPVPAEIWDEAARHFTEQELAALVLAIGVANMLNRINIITRRHAGSQPWEC, from the coding sequence ATGCAGGCTCGTATGCAGAACCCCGCCACGATCTTCCCTGAGGCCATGAAGGCCGTCCTCAGCCTGTCCGGGGTCTCCAGGAGGCAGGGACTGCCTCAGGCGACGATCGAGCTGGTGCAACTGCGCGTAAGCCAGATCAACGGAAGCAGCGTCTGCGTGGAGGGGAACGTACGCAGTGCCGTGGCGGCGGGTGCCACGGACGAGCAGTGTGCGTCGGTGGCCGCCTGGCGGCACCTCTCCTGCTTCACGGCCGCGGAACGCTCCGCCCTCGCCCTCGCCGAGGCGGCCACCCGGCTCGCCGACCGGCCCGATCCGGTGCCGGCGGAGATCTGGGACGAGGCCGCGCGGCACTTCACCGAGCAGGAACTGGCGGCACTCGTTCTCGCCATCGGCGTGGCGAACATGCTCAACAGGATCAACATCATCACGCGGCGCCACGCGGGCTCGCAGCCCTGGGAGTGCTGA
- a CDS encoding serine hydrolase domain-containing protein has product MTTPREELLPSTRRALLHRLATAQTEGRSPSLVAAVARDGELVWAGGRSMVDGHEPDENVQYRIGSITKTFTAVLVMRLRDEGVLDLNDPLEKHLPGTGAGEATIAELLAHTGGLAAETPGEWWERTPGTTRPELSDVLGEEPFKHPVGRRHHYSNPGYTLLGSLVETLRGAPWEDVLRREVLEPLGLTRTSAQPQAPHAGGWAVHPWADVMMPEPAEDLGLMAPAGQLWSTTADLVRFGHFLVVGDDRVLGADSVREMRTPSAPLPTGEWDRAYGLGVDLLRWDKGSLAGHGGSLPGFLAALWVSEADGVAAVALANCTSGPPVAALAIDLVKILSEAEPRIPEPWRPLPEVDQKVLELAGPWYWGTQVLVLRLTADGGVELGPLSGWGRQARFRPNGDGTWTGLNGYYAGELLKAVRRPDGSVSHLDLGSFVFTRKPYDEGAPIPGGVDPQGWRGF; this is encoded by the coding sequence ATGACAACACCTCGTGAAGAGCTGCTCCCCTCCACCCGCCGCGCCCTGCTGCACCGCCTCGCCACCGCTCAGACGGAAGGCCGGTCCCCCTCGCTGGTGGCCGCGGTGGCCCGGGACGGCGAACTGGTCTGGGCCGGCGGCCGCAGCATGGTGGACGGGCACGAGCCGGACGAGAACGTCCAGTACCGCATCGGTTCGATCACCAAGACCTTCACGGCCGTACTCGTGATGCGGCTGCGCGACGAGGGCGTACTGGATCTCAACGACCCGCTGGAGAAGCACCTGCCGGGCACCGGAGCGGGCGAGGCCACGATCGCCGAACTCCTCGCCCACACCGGTGGGCTGGCGGCGGAGACACCCGGGGAGTGGTGGGAGCGCACACCGGGGACGACCCGCCCGGAGCTTTCGGATGTCCTCGGTGAGGAGCCCTTCAAGCACCCCGTCGGCAGGCGCCACCACTACTCCAACCCCGGCTATACGCTCCTGGGTTCACTCGTCGAGACGTTGCGGGGCGCCCCTTGGGAGGACGTGCTGCGCCGCGAAGTGCTCGAACCGCTGGGGCTGACCCGTACCAGTGCGCAGCCGCAGGCTCCGCACGCCGGCGGCTGGGCCGTGCACCCGTGGGCGGACGTGATGATGCCGGAGCCCGCCGAGGACCTGGGCCTGATGGCTCCGGCCGGACAGCTGTGGTCCACGACGGCCGACCTGGTGCGGTTCGGGCACTTCCTGGTCGTGGGTGACGACCGGGTTCTCGGTGCGGATTCCGTACGGGAGATGCGGACTCCGTCGGCGCCGCTGCCGACGGGTGAATGGGACAGGGCGTACGGCCTGGGGGTGGACCTGCTGCGGTGGGACAAGGGCAGCCTGGCGGGGCACGGCGGGTCGTTGCCGGGCTTCCTGGCCGCCCTGTGGGTGAGTGAGGCGGACGGGGTGGCCGCGGTCGCGCTCGCCAACTGCACGTCCGGGCCGCCGGTGGCGGCGCTGGCCATCGACCTGGTGAAGATCCTCTCCGAGGCCGAGCCCCGGATTCCCGAGCCGTGGCGGCCGCTGCCCGAAGTCGACCAGAAGGTGCTGGAGCTGGCAGGCCCTTGGTACTGGGGGACTCAGGTGCTCGTGCTGCGCCTGACGGCCGATGGCGGTGTGGAGCTGGGGCCGTTGTCCGGGTGGGGGCGGCAGGCCCGGTTCCGGCCCAACGGTGACGGCACCTGGACGGGGCTCAACGGGTACTACGCGGGGGAGCTGTTGAAGGCAGTGCGGCGCCCCGACGGATCGGTGAGCCACCTTGACCTGGGGTCGTTCGTCTTCACCCGCAAGCCGTACGACGAAGGAGCGCCGATCCCGGGCGGCGTGGACCCGCAGGGATGGCGCGGCTTCTAG
- a CDS encoding TetR/AcrR family transcriptional regulator yields the protein MTVPTTPTEPNSPTGSATPPGPSTPPGRRERKKAATRQRIADTAMRLFLERGYDSVGIRDVAAEADVAVTTLFSHFASKEALVFEQDDHFEQRLTQTVTGRTPHEPLIPALRDEVHAMVRHCTADGSAAIYRMIDETRALREYEESMRLRYAESLATAIAADPEFARTTTACRTIARFVVDAYALAREASDPQAAVDEIFRMIEAAWDAA from the coding sequence ATGACCGTCCCGACGACGCCGACCGAACCGAACTCGCCGACCGGATCAGCCACGCCCCCCGGCCCGAGCACGCCGCCCGGGCGCCGGGAACGCAAGAAGGCCGCGACCCGTCAGAGGATCGCCGACACCGCCATGCGGCTCTTCCTGGAGCGGGGGTACGACTCGGTGGGCATCCGGGACGTGGCGGCCGAGGCCGACGTCGCCGTCACCACGCTCTTCTCCCACTTCGCCTCGAAAGAGGCCCTGGTCTTCGAGCAGGACGACCACTTCGAGCAGCGCCTCACGCAGACGGTCACCGGCAGGACGCCGCACGAGCCGCTCATCCCCGCGCTGCGCGACGAGGTCCACGCGATGGTCCGGCACTGCACGGCGGACGGCTCCGCCGCGATCTATCGCATGATCGACGAGACCCGTGCCCTGCGGGAGTACGAGGAGTCGATGCGGCTGCGCTACGCGGAATCCCTGGCGACAGCCATCGCCGCCGATCCCGAGTTCGCCCGGACCACGACGGCATGCCGCACGATCGCGCGATTCGTGGTCGACGCCTACGCCCTGGCTCGCGAGGCGTCCGACCCGCAGGCCGCCGTGGACGAGATCTTCCGGATGATCGAGGCGGCCTGGGACGCCGCCTGA
- a CDS encoding SDR family NAD(P)-dependent oxidoreductase encodes MITEQRKLGTGFGAHSTADDVLAGMDLAGTTALVTGGYSGLGLATTRALVHAGAHVVVPARRPETAENALRDLPRTEVHALDLADLVSVRVFSEGFLATGRSLGILINGAGVMACPETRVGRGWEAHFAINHLGHFALAHRLRPAFAPEGARVVAVASSGHFLSDIRWSDPHFDTGYDRWLAYAQSKTANALFALHLNGLGADHNLRAFAVHPGSILTPLQRHIPRDEWLAQGWMTPDGTPAVGFKSPEQGAATAVWAATSPLLEGRGGAYCQDCDIAEPATSDDMLVGGVKPWAVDPDAAARLWDLSCELTGLSAF; translated from the coding sequence ATGATCACCGAACAGCGGAAGCTCGGCACGGGCTTCGGCGCCCACAGCACGGCCGACGACGTCCTCGCAGGCATGGATCTGGCGGGCACAACGGCCCTCGTGACCGGCGGCTACTCCGGTCTCGGGCTCGCCACGACCCGCGCTCTCGTCCACGCAGGCGCCCACGTCGTCGTGCCGGCCCGACGCCCGGAAACCGCCGAGAACGCTCTGCGCGATCTCCCCCGGACCGAGGTGCACGCCCTCGACCTCGCTGACCTGGTGAGCGTTCGTGTTTTCTCGGAAGGCTTCCTCGCCACCGGCCGTTCGCTCGGCATCCTCATCAACGGCGCGGGGGTGATGGCCTGCCCGGAGACACGTGTCGGCCGTGGCTGGGAGGCGCACTTCGCCATCAACCATCTCGGGCACTTCGCGCTGGCCCACCGCCTGCGTCCCGCCTTCGCGCCGGAGGGCGCCCGCGTCGTCGCCGTCGCCTCCTCCGGACACTTCCTCTCCGACATCCGCTGGAGCGACCCGCACTTCGACACCGGCTATGACCGTTGGCTGGCCTACGCCCAGTCCAAAACCGCCAACGCCCTCTTCGCCCTGCACCTGAACGGCCTCGGCGCCGACCACAACCTGCGCGCCTTCGCCGTACACCCCGGCAGCATCCTCACTCCGCTGCAGCGCCACATCCCGCGGGACGAGTGGCTCGCGCAGGGTTGGATGACTCCGGACGGAACACCTGCCGTCGGTTTCAAGAGCCCCGAACAGGGCGCGGCCACGGCTGTGTGGGCGGCGACCTCGCCGCTGCTGGAGGGCCGGGGAGGGGCCTACTGCCAGGACTGCGACATCGCAGAGCCGGCCACCAGCGACGACATGCTGGTCGGCGGCGTCAAGCCCTGGGCCGTCGACCCCGACGCGGCGGCGCGACTCTGGGACCTCTCCTGCGAACTCACCGGGCTCAGCGCGTTCTGA
- a CDS encoding NADP-dependent oxidoreductase produces the protein MKRVSFAEYGGPDVLHLTEAEEPHAGPGQIRVAVRAAGVNPVDWRIREGQFRQAQQFPQTHFSELPSGTGQDAAGVVDEVGPDVTTVEVGDRVFGRGSSTYAEFAVLSAWARIPESLTFEEAAGYPSVVETALRIIRQSGVQSGQTLLVSGASGGVGSAVLQIARDRGIKAIGTAGAASQDYLRGLGALATTYGEGWVERVRQLGQVDAALDLAGSGVIPDLVELTGDPQKVISIADLTAPEHGVRFSGVTGNVPQALVEACDLIARGRLHIPVAKTYQLTEAAAAQADSQAGHTRGRRVIVI, from the coding sequence ATGAAGAGAGTGAGCTTCGCCGAGTACGGCGGCCCTGACGTCCTGCACCTCACCGAGGCCGAGGAGCCCCACGCGGGCCCCGGCCAGATACGTGTCGCCGTACGCGCGGCGGGCGTGAACCCCGTCGACTGGCGGATCCGCGAAGGCCAGTTCCGTCAGGCCCAACAGTTCCCGCAGACCCATTTCTCCGAGCTGCCCTCCGGGACAGGGCAGGACGCCGCCGGCGTGGTGGACGAAGTCGGCCCGGACGTCACCACGGTCGAGGTCGGCGACCGTGTGTTCGGGCGAGGATCCAGCACGTACGCCGAGTTCGCCGTGCTGTCGGCCTGGGCCCGGATACCCGAAAGCCTGACCTTCGAGGAAGCAGCCGGTTACCCCTCCGTGGTGGAGACCGCGCTGCGCATCATCCGCCAGTCCGGCGTGCAGTCCGGGCAGACGCTGCTGGTCAGTGGCGCGTCCGGAGGTGTCGGGTCGGCGGTGCTGCAGATCGCCCGCGACCGCGGCATCAAGGCGATCGGCACGGCCGGGGCCGCCAGCCAGGACTACCTGCGCGGCCTGGGCGCGCTCGCCACGACGTACGGAGAGGGCTGGGTCGAGCGGGTCCGACAGCTCGGCCAAGTCGACGCCGCGCTCGATCTGGCCGGCTCCGGCGTGATCCCCGACCTCGTCGAACTGACCGGCGATCCGCAGAAGGTGATCTCCATCGCCGACCTCACCGCGCCGGAACACGGCGTCCGCTTCTCCGGCGTGACCGGGAACGTGCCGCAGGCCCTCGTCGAGGCCTGCGACCTGATCGCGCGAGGACGACTCCACATCCCGGTCGCGAAGACGTACCAACTCACCGAGGCGGCCGCGGCACAGGCGGACAGCCAGGCCGGACACACACGCGGACGCCGGGTCATCGTCATCTGA
- a CDS encoding MFS transporter → MPLALLALAIGAFGIGTTEFVIMGLLPEVAGDFGVSIPTAGFLVTGYALGVVLGAPLMTALGTRIPRKRMLMLLMGLFVVGNLLSAVAPVFGVMLAGRVVASLAHGAFFGIGSVVAAELVAPEKKAGAIAMMFSGLTVANVVGVPLGTLVGQAIGWRITFVIVAALGVVGLFGVARLVPDLPKPEGVRLRDEIGAFRNVQVLLAMAMTVLGFGGVFAAITYITPMMTDVAGYADSSVTWLLVLFGLGMVGGNLVAGRFADRALMPMLYVTLGSLALVLALFTLTAHNKVAAAVTVLLIGALGFATVPPLQKRVLDHASGAPTLASAVNIGAFNLGNALSAWLGGLVISAGLGYTAPNWVGAVLAASALVLAFVSAALERRPAPPAPAVASVAPVEQRTPVHH, encoded by the coding sequence ATGCCTCTCGCGCTTCTGGCCCTCGCGATCGGGGCTTTCGGAATCGGAACCACCGAGTTCGTGATCATGGGGCTGCTTCCCGAGGTCGCGGGTGACTTCGGTGTCTCCATCCCGACGGCCGGCTTCCTCGTGACCGGCTATGCCCTCGGCGTCGTGCTCGGCGCCCCCCTGATGACCGCCCTCGGCACGCGGATCCCGCGCAAGCGGATGCTCATGCTGTTGATGGGCCTCTTCGTCGTCGGCAACCTGCTCTCCGCCGTGGCTCCCGTCTTCGGCGTGATGCTGGCAGGCCGCGTCGTCGCCTCCCTCGCCCACGGCGCTTTCTTCGGCATCGGCTCGGTCGTCGCGGCCGAGCTGGTGGCACCCGAGAAGAAGGCCGGAGCGATCGCCATGATGTTCTCCGGCCTCACGGTCGCCAACGTCGTCGGCGTGCCGCTCGGCACGCTCGTGGGCCAGGCCATCGGCTGGCGGATCACCTTCGTGATCGTCGCCGCCCTCGGCGTGGTCGGCCTGTTCGGCGTCGCCCGGCTCGTACCGGACCTGCCCAAGCCCGAAGGCGTACGGCTGCGCGACGAGATCGGCGCCTTCCGCAACGTACAGGTGCTGCTCGCCATGGCGATGACCGTGCTCGGCTTCGGCGGCGTCTTCGCGGCCATCACCTACATCACGCCGATGATGACGGACGTCGCCGGTTACGCGGACTCCTCCGTCACCTGGCTGCTCGTTCTCTTCGGGCTCGGCATGGTCGGCGGGAATCTCGTCGCGGGCCGGTTCGCGGACCGTGCGCTGATGCCGATGCTGTACGTGACGCTCGGCTCCCTCGCCTTGGTCCTCGCCCTGTTCACCCTCACCGCGCACAACAAGGTCGCGGCCGCCGTGACGGTGCTGCTGATCGGAGCGCTGGGCTTCGCCACGGTGCCGCCGCTGCAGAAGCGCGTCCTGGACCACGCATCGGGCGCCCCGACGCTCGCCTCGGCCGTCAACATCGGCGCCTTCAACCTGGGCAACGCGCTGTCGGCCTGGCTCGGTGGCCTCGTCATCTCCGCGGGCCTCGGCTACACCGCCCCCAACTGGGTCGGCGCGGTGCTCGCCGCTTCCGCCCTCGTCCTGGCCTTCGTGTCGGCCGCCCTGGAGCGTCGCCCGGCGCCCCCCGCCCCGGCTGTGGCGAGCGTGGCCCCTGTCGAGCAGCGGACACCCGTCCACCACTGA
- a CDS encoding GNAT family N-acetyltransferase codes for MGDLEIRPAIAADLPAIVGMLADDPLGATRESPDDLAPYVTAFERLDDDPNQHLVVAEREGRVVGTLQLTIIPGLSRKGATRSIIEGVRVHADERGSGLGTQFIEWAVAESRRQNCQLVQLTSDATRIDAHRFYERLGFQASHVGFKLPL; via the coding sequence ATGGGAGATCTTGAGATACGCCCCGCCATCGCCGCGGATCTGCCCGCCATCGTGGGCATGCTCGCCGACGATCCTCTGGGCGCGACACGTGAGTCGCCGGACGACCTCGCTCCGTACGTCACGGCGTTCGAGCGCCTTGACGACGACCCCAACCAGCACCTGGTCGTCGCCGAACGCGAGGGCCGCGTCGTGGGCACGCTCCAGCTCACGATCATTCCGGGGCTCTCCCGGAAGGGCGCCACGCGCTCGATCATCGAAGGCGTGCGCGTGCATGCCGACGAGCGGGGCAGCGGGCTCGGCACGCAGTTCATCGAGTGGGCCGTAGCGGAATCCCGGCGTCAGAACTGCCAGTTGGTGCAGCTGACGTCCGACGCCACGCGTATCGATGCCCACCGCTTCTACGAGCGACTCGGGTTCCAGGCATCGCACGTGGGCTTCAAGTTGCCCCTCTGA
- a CDS encoding NADP-dependent oxidoreductase, which yields MFAMRYHRYGGPEVLCLEEAEEPHAGPGQVRVAVRATGVTPADWYLRSGMLRDIAPLDFPHIPGMDAAGTVDEVGEGVVGTAVGDAVFGLVPFADRGGAAARYAVLEAWAHNPRAWSFEEAGGAAGNVDTATRVLEALEATEGMTLLIEGAAGGVGTVTAQLARARGLSVIGTASEGNHGFLDRLGVVPVTYGPGLAERVAPLAPHGIDVVLDAAGKGSLAELVAITGDPRRVITIADFDADRHGVRFSRSEAGASPGWAGLPLAARLADQGQLTIPLHAVFALKETASAHEASAAGHARGKIVITVP from the coding sequence GTGTTTGCCATGCGCTATCACCGCTACGGCGGCCCCGAAGTCCTCTGCCTGGAGGAGGCCGAAGAGCCGCACGCGGGGCCCGGCCAGGTCCGCGTCGCGGTGCGGGCCACCGGCGTCACCCCCGCCGACTGGTACCTGCGTTCAGGGATGCTGCGGGACATCGCACCCCTGGACTTCCCCCACATTCCCGGGATGGATGCCGCCGGGACGGTCGACGAGGTGGGAGAGGGGGTGGTCGGCACCGCCGTGGGAGACGCGGTCTTCGGGCTCGTCCCCTTCGCCGATCGGGGAGGGGCCGCGGCCCGGTACGCCGTCCTGGAGGCCTGGGCCCACAACCCCCGGGCGTGGTCCTTCGAGGAAGCGGGCGGCGCCGCGGGCAATGTCGACACGGCCACGCGCGTGCTGGAGGCCCTCGAAGCCACCGAGGGCATGACCCTGCTGATCGAGGGCGCCGCGGGAGGCGTCGGGACCGTCACCGCGCAACTCGCGCGGGCTCGCGGCCTCTCCGTGATCGGCACGGCGAGCGAGGGCAACCACGGCTTCCTCGACCGGCTCGGCGTCGTTCCGGTCACTTACGGGCCCGGGCTCGCCGAACGCGTCGCCCCGCTGGCTCCGCACGGCATCGATGTGGTGCTGGACGCGGCCGGCAAGGGCTCGCTCGCCGAACTGGTGGCGATCACCGGCGACCCTCGTCGCGTGATCACCATCGCCGACTTCGACGCGGACCGGCACGGAGTGCGGTTCTCCCGCTCCGAGGCAGGAGCGTCACCGGGCTGGGCCGGGCTGCCACTGGCGGCCCGGCTCGCGGATCAGGGCCAACTCACCATCCCGCTGCACGCAGTGTTCGCGCTGAAGGAGACGGCATCGGCGCACGAAGCCAGCGCCGCCGGTCATGCCCGCGGAAAGATCGTCATCACCGTGCCCTGA
- a CDS encoding MarR family winged helix-turn-helix transcriptional regulator, protein MTATDPALTALAQSWCALSLLHGKIEAHVERALQAKHGLSVREYGLLDVLNRQHDGEGGHLQMKQVADAVVLSQSATTRLVTRLEERGLLARYLCPTDRRGIYTDVSEAGAALLAEARPTNDAALREALDEAARNPELAPLVNAVETLRA, encoded by the coding sequence ATGACAGCGACAGACCCCGCACTGACCGCGCTCGCCCAAAGCTGGTGCGCCCTCTCCCTGCTCCACGGGAAGATCGAGGCCCACGTCGAGCGCGCCCTGCAGGCCAAGCACGGCCTGAGCGTGCGGGAGTACGGCCTTCTGGACGTGCTCAACCGCCAGCACGACGGCGAAGGGGGCCATCTGCAGATGAAGCAGGTCGCCGACGCCGTGGTGCTGAGCCAGAGCGCGACCACGCGCCTAGTGACCCGGCTCGAGGAGCGCGGTCTGCTGGCCCGGTATCTGTGCCCCACGGACCGTCGCGGCATCTACACCGACGTCAGCGAGGCCGGTGCCGCGCTTCTCGCCGAGGCGCGTCCCACGAACGACGCGGCCCTGCGCGAGGCGCTCGACGAGGCGGCACGGAACCCGGAGCTCGCCCCGCTGGTCAACGCCGTCGAAACGCTGCGCGCGTAG